From the genome of Biomphalaria glabrata chromosome 1, xgBioGlab47.1, whole genome shotgun sequence, one region includes:
- the LOC106065986 gene encoding uncharacterized protein LOC106065986 isoform X1, with protein sequence MDSITTNLKQTTDKAELNKGLSGITRIKIDDVPLKPVSLSLSTSGVELFVKMDEQFLSTSDKVVKRKIKSLPMTKGRMFAADSLKKAKKLRKNSADKRSTLSEKSETKNTKFPGASDHHQRTGQCNTTVVRENMYTEANRTDESHGETTNKRHKDRTISTTNGRNGRQEILSKDTVNKDLERNEKCKGITCDSIDEKHSGLASDRLDEMQLYSNGEKKEESYCRQCSKPCEKIDQHERIYRGQTITPYERIKRTQNNKPSEGFERIQTTFPYNGIERLLVSLPYERIERKQNSLSREIRQTSLPYEAIETRQTSLPYEGIETRQTSLPYEGIKTRQTSLPYEGIETRQTSLPYEGIETRQTSLPYEGIETRQTSLPYEGIKTRQTSLPYEGIETRQTCLPYELIHRRNSTLPYDVIDIRSRTLPYDIIGRRSRTLPYDIIDRKQNDLHSETRRWNENSVMWRLGNSDNKMTDGKQLHPVLETCEDEYRTTEEYIGHNEQLSQNVYEKDVDYETPDSDKVDHTFQALHRKPVTVVTDRHVGRRVVVGRNGRQASHETTACSTEWTQEDHTETYNEKGDDRRNGRKRRHQNSRKEQCDRLSNTTKNTNHWSPELTKSYSEESSPCTCQVKRCRNCYNTIQATKDEKLKENSEEGTEERRDDLEVRQSESILANNFQFQNPIDTVAANTFAKYTHQLRKDLKENYKQISCLVKSFNENLQERNKTEKDVDSNTIVNESIKKDKQCTVM encoded by the exons ATGGATTCTATTACCACAAATTTAAAGCAGACGACAGACAAAGCAGAATTAAACAAAGGACTGTCGGGAATCACACGAATCAAAATAGATGACGTTCCTTTGAAACCAGTGAGCCTTTCCTTATCCACTTCAGGAGTAGAGCTCTTCGTTAAGATGGATGAACag TTTCTGTCCACTTCTGACAAAGTTGTCAAGCGTAAAATAAAAAGTCTTCCAATGACAAAAGGACGAATGTTTGCAGCAGACAGTTTgaagaaagctaaaaagctgag AAAGAATTCAGCAGACAAAAGATCGACACTGAGTGAAAAAAGTGAAACGAAAAACACAAAG TTTCCTGGAGCCTCTGACCACCACCAGAGAACAGGTCAATGCAATACCACTGTAGTAAGAGAAAACATGTACACTGAAGCGAATAGAACAGATGAAAGCCATGGGGAGACAACAAAtaagagacacaaagatagaacAATAAGTACTACTAATGGAAGAAATGGTAGACAAGAAATACTTTCGAAAGATACTGTAAACAAAGATttagagagaaatgaaaaatgcaAAGGTATAACATGTGATAGTATTGATGAAAAACACAGCGGCTTGGCATCTGATAGACTTGACGAAATGCAGCTGTATTCAAATGGTGAAAAAAAGGAGGAAAGCTATTGTAGACAATGTAGCAAACCGTGCGAGAAAATTGATCAACATGAGAGAATCTATAGAGGACAAACAATTACGCCATACGAGAGAATAAAAAGAACACAAAATAACAAACCATCTGAGGGATTCGAAAGAATACAAACCACCTTTCCGTACAATGGAATAGAAAGACTATTGGTCAGCTTGCCGTATGAGAGAAtcgaaagaaaacaaaacagcttGTCACGTGAGATAAGACAAACCAGTTTACCATATGAGGCAATCGAGACAAGACAAACCAGTTTACCATATGAGGGAATCGAGACAAGACAAACCAGTTTACCATATGAGGGAATCAAGACAAGACAAACCAGTTTACCATATGAGGGAATCGAGACAAGACAAACCAGTTTACCATATGAGGGAATCGAGACAAGACAAACCAGTTTACCATATGAGGGAATCGAGACAAGACAAACCAGTTTACCATATGAGGGAATCAAGACAAGACAAACCAGTTTACCATATGAGGGAATCGAGACAAGACAAACCTGTTTACCATACGAACTAATTCATAGAAGAAATAGCACCTTGCCATATGACGTCATTGATATAAGATCTCGCACCTTGCCATATGACATCATTGGTAGAAGATCTCGCACCTTGCCATATGACATCAttgatagaaaacaaaatgatttacaTTCTGAAACAAGAAGATGGAATGAAAACTCAGTTATGTGGAGACTGGGGAACTCAGACAATAAAATGACTGACGGTAAACAGTTGCATCCAGTTTTAGAGACTTGTGAAGATGAGTACAGGACCACTGAGGAATACATTGGCCACAATGAACAATTAAGTCAAAATGTGTATGAAAAGGACGTAGACTACGAGACTCCAGACAGTGACAAAGTAGACCATACATTTCAAGCTCTTCACCGTAAACCCGTGACAGTTGTTACAGATAGACACGTTGGAAGACGTGTAGTAGTTGGACGTAATGGCCGACAAGCTAGTCATGAAACTACAGCATGTTCTACAGAATGGACTCAAGAAGACCACACAGAGACTTATAATGAAAAAGGTGATGACAGGCGAAATGGTCGGAAACGTCGTCACCAAAATAGTCGAAAGGAACAATGTGATCGTTTGTCTAACACAACTAAGAATACAAACCACTGGTCACCTGAATTAACTAAGTCGTATTCCGAGGAGTCTTCCCCTTGTACGTGTCAGGTCAAGAGATGTCGGAATTGTTACAATACTATACAGGCCACCAAAGACgagaaactaaaagaaaatagtGAAGAGGGCACCGAGGAAAGAAGAGATGACTTAGAGGTGCGTCAATCTGAATCCATTTTGGCCAATAACTTTCAATTTCAAAATCCCATTGACACTGTTGCTGCTAATACATTTGCAAAATATACTCATCAGTTAAGAAAAGACttgaaagaaaattataaacaaattagTTGTTTAGTGAAATCATTTAATGAGAACCTTCAAGaacgaaataaaacagaaaaagacGTAGACAGCAATACCATTGTGAATGAGTCCATCAAGAAAGATAAACAGTGCACTGTTATGTAG
- the LOC106065986 gene encoding uncharacterized protein LOC106065986 isoform X2: protein MDRPVIERNSIQGKRQRGKEKEGQQIVCGASTGSTDRFLSTSDKVVKRKIKSLPMTKGRMFAADSLKKAKKLRKNSADKRSTLSEKSETKNTKFPGASDHHQRTGQCNTTVVRENMYTEANRTDESHGETTNKRHKDRTISTTNGRNGRQEILSKDTVNKDLERNEKCKGITCDSIDEKHSGLASDRLDEMQLYSNGEKKEESYCRQCSKPCEKIDQHERIYRGQTITPYERIKRTQNNKPSEGFERIQTTFPYNGIERLLVSLPYERIERKQNSLSREIRQTSLPYEAIETRQTSLPYEGIETRQTSLPYEGIKTRQTSLPYEGIETRQTSLPYEGIETRQTSLPYEGIETRQTSLPYEGIKTRQTSLPYEGIETRQTCLPYELIHRRNSTLPYDVIDIRSRTLPYDIIGRRSRTLPYDIIDRKQNDLHSETRRWNENSVMWRLGNSDNKMTDGKQLHPVLETCEDEYRTTEEYIGHNEQLSQNVYEKDVDYETPDSDKVDHTFQALHRKPVTVVTDRHVGRRVVVGRNGRQASHETTACSTEWTQEDHTETYNEKGDDRRNGRKRRHQNSRKEQCDRLSNTTKNTNHWSPELTKSYSEESSPCTCQVKRCRNCYNTIQATKDEKLKENSEEGTEERRDDLEVRQSESILANNFQFQNPIDTVAANTFAKYTHQLRKDLKENYKQISCLVKSFNENLQERNKTEKDVDSNTIVNESIKKDKQCTVM, encoded by the exons ATGGATAGGCCAGTCATTGAAAGGAATTCTATCCaaggtaaaagacagagaggaaaggagaaagagggtcaacagatcgtgtgtggtgcctcaacggGTTCAACAGACAGG TTTCTGTCCACTTCTGACAAAGTTGTCAAGCGTAAAATAAAAAGTCTTCCAATGACAAAAGGACGAATGTTTGCAGCAGACAGTTTgaagaaagctaaaaagctgag AAAGAATTCAGCAGACAAAAGATCGACACTGAGTGAAAAAAGTGAAACGAAAAACACAAAG TTTCCTGGAGCCTCTGACCACCACCAGAGAACAGGTCAATGCAATACCACTGTAGTAAGAGAAAACATGTACACTGAAGCGAATAGAACAGATGAAAGCCATGGGGAGACAACAAAtaagagacacaaagatagaacAATAAGTACTACTAATGGAAGAAATGGTAGACAAGAAATACTTTCGAAAGATACTGTAAACAAAGATttagagagaaatgaaaaatgcaAAGGTATAACATGTGATAGTATTGATGAAAAACACAGCGGCTTGGCATCTGATAGACTTGACGAAATGCAGCTGTATTCAAATGGTGAAAAAAAGGAGGAAAGCTATTGTAGACAATGTAGCAAACCGTGCGAGAAAATTGATCAACATGAGAGAATCTATAGAGGACAAACAATTACGCCATACGAGAGAATAAAAAGAACACAAAATAACAAACCATCTGAGGGATTCGAAAGAATACAAACCACCTTTCCGTACAATGGAATAGAAAGACTATTGGTCAGCTTGCCGTATGAGAGAAtcgaaagaaaacaaaacagcttGTCACGTGAGATAAGACAAACCAGTTTACCATATGAGGCAATCGAGACAAGACAAACCAGTTTACCATATGAGGGAATCGAGACAAGACAAACCAGTTTACCATATGAGGGAATCAAGACAAGACAAACCAGTTTACCATATGAGGGAATCGAGACAAGACAAACCAGTTTACCATATGAGGGAATCGAGACAAGACAAACCAGTTTACCATATGAGGGAATCGAGACAAGACAAACCAGTTTACCATATGAGGGAATCAAGACAAGACAAACCAGTTTACCATATGAGGGAATCGAGACAAGACAAACCTGTTTACCATACGAACTAATTCATAGAAGAAATAGCACCTTGCCATATGACGTCATTGATATAAGATCTCGCACCTTGCCATATGACATCATTGGTAGAAGATCTCGCACCTTGCCATATGACATCAttgatagaaaacaaaatgatttacaTTCTGAAACAAGAAGATGGAATGAAAACTCAGTTATGTGGAGACTGGGGAACTCAGACAATAAAATGACTGACGGTAAACAGTTGCATCCAGTTTTAGAGACTTGTGAAGATGAGTACAGGACCACTGAGGAATACATTGGCCACAATGAACAATTAAGTCAAAATGTGTATGAAAAGGACGTAGACTACGAGACTCCAGACAGTGACAAAGTAGACCATACATTTCAAGCTCTTCACCGTAAACCCGTGACAGTTGTTACAGATAGACACGTTGGAAGACGTGTAGTAGTTGGACGTAATGGCCGACAAGCTAGTCATGAAACTACAGCATGTTCTACAGAATGGACTCAAGAAGACCACACAGAGACTTATAATGAAAAAGGTGATGACAGGCGAAATGGTCGGAAACGTCGTCACCAAAATAGTCGAAAGGAACAATGTGATCGTTTGTCTAACACAACTAAGAATACAAACCACTGGTCACCTGAATTAACTAAGTCGTATTCCGAGGAGTCTTCCCCTTGTACGTGTCAGGTCAAGAGATGTCGGAATTGTTACAATACTATACAGGCCACCAAAGACgagaaactaaaagaaaatagtGAAGAGGGCACCGAGGAAAGAAGAGATGACTTAGAGGTGCGTCAATCTGAATCCATTTTGGCCAATAACTTTCAATTTCAAAATCCCATTGACACTGTTGCTGCTAATACATTTGCAAAATATACTCATCAGTTAAGAAAAGACttgaaagaaaattataaacaaattagTTGTTTAGTGAAATCATTTAATGAGAACCTTCAAGaacgaaataaaacagaaaaagacGTAGACAGCAATACCATTGTGAATGAGTCCATCAAGAAAGATAAACAGTGCACTGTTATGTAG